The sequence TAGCAAGAAGCAATGTTCCAAGATACTTGCTCTTTAAATATGTTCTGTCAAGTCCCAATAGTGGCCGACAAGGATTTAAAAAGCCATATATAGATGCTTGAAAGGAGATGAAGAGACGTTGGAAACAACCATCAGCTGGATTTCCATAAACAGATGCAATACTGCCTGGATTAGTGCGTTTCACCTGTTCACAGTATTGTGGAAGCAAGCGATAACCTTCTTCAAAAGATCCACGCATTGCAGCCATGATACGCTCCTTGCCTCTCCATGCTTGTTTGTATGATAAGGTGATACCATGAACCCTATGAATTTCTTCCAATATTTCCTTTGGCTTGCAATTAGGGTTCTCCTTCAGCCTTTGCTCCACAGAGTTAGCAACCCACTGAACTGAAGCTTGCTGATGGCCGAGATGAGAAATTCCTCCACATGTATGATTCTCGTGGATTGTCCTAATAGTAAAAGTTGGAACCCCTGGGAGCTTAGCTGCATGAATGCGCCAGGGACATCCTTCACTAGCACATTTAGCAGTAAACCGGGTCTTGTCAGATTTTATAGTCTGCATTTCAAAGTGCAGCGCAATTGCTGTATCCCTCAAAGCCCTTCGGCAACTCTTGACATCAGGGAATTCTTGCCCCACTGACAATTCATAACTAGGACTTGCAGTACGAGCCTGAATTATAGGGGGTACCACAAGCTGTGACTGTTGAACATCCATATCATTTGCAGAATCAATTCCCATTTCAGAGTTCTGAACCGCAGCCAGTCCCATGTTCTCATCAAGTTCTTGGTTCTCTGAAACAGTCAAATCATTGTTCTCTGATAGGACTAACTCATGATTTTGTCCAGGAAGGGGCAAGTCATGGTCATCATGTTCAGGTTTTTGATCCATGGCTAGCTCACGCTCATGCTCGTGCTCGTAAGTGTGACCATCATCACCTTCATGTTCATGGTTCTGTCCTAACCCCAATTCATGATCATGGGCATGCCCCAAGCCCAGTTCATGATCATGGGTTTGTCCCAGATCTAAATGGTGCTCATGGGCTGATCCCATTTCCAATGCATGGTTCTGGCTGAGGCCCAGATTATGGTCATGGCCCAGCACCAATTGCTGATCATGACCAAGTGCTAAATTGTGGCTTTGACCAAGTATCAAATCGTGATTGGCCATCAAAGATATAAAATCACTATATATAGTGACAAGCTGACAACAAGAAGAACCACTGTTCAGCTTAAATAATGGCTTTATGGATGAGACACTGTTGCAAGATCCTACAATAACAAAAGACTAGTCAGATAAACAATATCAATCCTCTGTCAGgtgcattaaaaataaaagtcctAATCACcagaaagaaacaaagaaataatGGAAAATCATACAAGCAACCAGTTCACAAAGCATGCCAAAAACAAACCACTTATTTCTCCTTGTTTTTACTTTTCTATCCTTTCTTCGAATGCCCCACCTCAAATACATAGCAAATGTACAATTAGACAGTTACAATTAACTAAATCATGTCGGGCCTCTATGCTGAAACAGCagcaaataaataattcaaatgaGACAAGGGAAAATTTTACACCCTTAGCAAATTCAAGTGCCATCACTCATCATAAATCACAAATTACATAATGAAACATTAACTATTGATGTAGTGCACGTTTGATTCATGTTAAGATATCAAGAGTCACACTGAATTACTGAAATGACAGCTAACACAACTTTAGGTAAATGTTCACATGTTTGGTGAATTGATTctagaattgattttgagttGAAACAACTTTAGGTATCTTTTGTGTTGGATCAGAAATTGTATACCAAGTTTTACTATTAACttgctttttaaataaatacattcaagcatacatcacatcacttcaaaatcaattttaatcaaaattaattttgcaaaaccaattcaaattaaaatcaattttgtaagCTCATCCAAAACACAcacttataattatatttgcaCAGTTGGGGGTACAAACCCACAAATCTATCATCTATGGTTACATAGAAATAGAATCGACATCCAGTTGTTATCCATGTCATAAACATTCCGTTCATACTTCTATTAATCGATAACCAtccaaaaacaaattcaaattacaGAAACTCAATTTCCTAAGCCCCAGAACGAAAATCACCGCCTTTTCATTGCAGAAAATGGGTAACATTcatgaaaaactaaaatcactTACACTatccaagaaaaacaaaatatgcatTTACCTTAAGACTCCAAATAACT comes from Glycine soja cultivar W05 chromosome 20, ASM419377v2, whole genome shotgun sequence and encodes:
- the LOC114403415 gene encoding uncharacterized protein LOC114403415, whose amino-acid sequence is MANHDLILGQSHNLALGHDQQLVLGHDHNLGLSQNHALEMGSAHEHHLDLGQTHDHELGLGHAHDHELGLGQNHEHEGDDGHTYEHEHERELAMDQKPEHDDHDLPLPGQNHELVLSENNDLTVSENQELDENMGLAAVQNSEMGIDSANDMDVQQSQLVVPPIIQARTASPSYELSVGQEFPDVKSCRRALRDTAIALHFEMQTIKSDKTRFTAKCASEGCPWRIHAAKLPGVPTFTIRTIHENHTCGGISHLGHQQASVQWVANSVEQRLKENPNCKPKEILEEIHRVHGITLSYKQAWRGKERIMAAMRGSFEEGYRLLPQYCEQVKRTNPGSIASVYGNPADGCFQRLFISFQASIYGFLNPCRPLLGLDRTYLKSKYLGTLLLATGFDGDGALFPLAFGVVDEENDDNWMWFLSELHNLLEIHTENMPRLTILSDRQKGIVDGVEANFPTAFHGFCMRHLSDSFRKEFNNTMLVNLLWEAANALTVIEFEAKILEIEEISQDAAYWIRRIPPRLWATAYFEGHRFGHLTANIVESLNTWILEASGLPIIQMMECIRRQLMTWFNERRETSMQWTSILVPSAERRVAEALDRARTYQVLRANDAEFEVITHEGTNIVDIRNRCCLCRGWQLYGLPCAHAVAALLSCRQNVHRFTESCFTVATYRKTYSQTIHPIPDKSLWKELSEGDANVSKATEVVINPPKSLRPPGRPRKKRVRAEDRGRVKRVVHCSRCNQTGHFRTTCAAPI